The following are encoded together in the Falsibacillus albus genome:
- a CDS encoding Cof-type HAD-IIB family hydrolase, which produces MSYKMIVLDLDDTLLRDDQTISERTKNALLMAQEAGVKVVLASGRPTFGMRGIAIELKLDQFGSYLLAFNGSKIIDCKTDEEKYSRTLSPETAHKLYDLSKREGVGILTYKEDAIIVEEPNEFAEIESMLTGLPVEVVPSFKEAVTEPVVKALMLKEADRLVEVEKKLQGELEGELSVMRSKPYFLEFTEQGVTKGASLDYLIKPLGIRPEEVIAIGDSYNDLTMIEFAGLGVAMGNAPQDIKDKSDYITASNMEDGVAEVVEKFVLKELSLI; this is translated from the coding sequence ATGTCATATAAAATGATAGTGTTAGATTTAGATGATACGCTTCTTCGCGATGATCAGACGATTTCGGAGAGGACGAAGAATGCTTTATTGATGGCCCAGGAGGCAGGTGTGAAGGTTGTCCTTGCATCTGGGCGCCCGACATTTGGTATGCGTGGAATTGCCATAGAGTTGAAGCTGGACCAATTCGGCAGCTATCTGTTGGCATTCAACGGTTCCAAAATCATCGATTGCAAAACGGATGAAGAGAAGTACAGCCGAACGCTGTCACCTGAAACGGCTCATAAATTATATGACCTCAGCAAGCGCGAGGGTGTTGGGATTTTAACGTACAAAGAAGACGCCATTATTGTTGAAGAGCCCAACGAATTTGCGGAGATTGAAAGCATGCTGACGGGGCTTCCGGTTGAAGTCGTGCCAAGCTTTAAAGAAGCCGTAACGGAACCGGTTGTGAAAGCACTTATGCTAAAAGAAGCTGATAGATTAGTAGAAGTAGAGAAAAAACTTCAAGGCGAGCTTGAAGGAGAACTGAGCGTCATGCGTTCAAAGCCATATTTCCTGGAGTTCACTGAACAAGGTGTGACAAAAGGGGCAAGCTTGGATTATTTGATCAAGCCGCTGGGCATCCGGCCTGAAGAAGTCATTGCGATCGGAGACAGCTACAACGACTTAACGATGATTGAATTCGCCGGCCTTGGAGTGGCGATGGGCAATGCGCCACAAGATATAAAGGATAAATCGGACTATATCACGGCCTCCAATATGGAAGACGGGGTGGCAGAGGTCGTCGAGAAATTTGTATTGAAAGAGCTAAGTTTGATATAA
- a CDS encoding ROK family protein has protein sequence MSEVLVGGIEAGGTKFVCAVGRTDGTIEERMVIPTLHPEETIPKVFEFFKKHEISALGIGSFGPVDINKDSPTYGSITTTPKPGWGNYPFVAVMKEALDVPVGFQTDVNGAALGEMAFGAAKGLDSCLYLTVGTGIGGGAVMSGEIVQGLSHPEMGHILVKRHPEDAYQGACPYHRDCLEGMASGPAIEKRWGKKGAELSGEKEVWELEAYYLAQALVNYILILSPKKIILGGGVMKQPQLFPLVRKNVQTLLNNYVNVSEVAENIENYIVSPGLGDNAGIVGALVLAGKA, from the coding sequence ATGAGTGAAGTATTAGTAGGCGGAATCGAAGCTGGCGGGACGAAGTTTGTCTGTGCCGTCGGAAGGACGGATGGTACGATCGAGGAGCGGATGGTGATTCCGACCCTGCATCCGGAAGAAACAATTCCAAAGGTTTTTGAATTTTTTAAGAAACATGAAATCAGCGCTTTAGGAATCGGGTCATTCGGTCCGGTGGATATAAATAAAGATAGTCCAACCTATGGTTCGATCACAACCACCCCGAAACCGGGATGGGGCAATTATCCTTTTGTTGCTGTCATGAAAGAGGCATTGGACGTGCCGGTGGGATTCCAGACCGATGTGAATGGCGCAGCACTTGGCGAAATGGCATTTGGAGCTGCGAAAGGATTGGATAGCTGTCTATATTTAACCGTCGGGACAGGAATCGGTGGAGGAGCGGTTATGAGCGGAGAGATCGTTCAAGGGCTATCTCATCCAGAAATGGGCCATATACTCGTCAAACGCCATCCGGAAGACGCTTATCAGGGAGCCTGTCCATATCATCGAGATTGTCTGGAAGGCATGGCTTCCGGACCGGCAATCGAGAAGAGATGGGGTAAAAAGGGAGCTGAACTGAGCGGTGAAAAGGAAGTGTGGGAGCTCGAAGCCTATTACTTGGCACAGGCACTCGTAAACTACATATTGATTCTGTCCCCGAAAAAAATCATCCTCGGTGGCGGCGTCATGAAGCAGCCTCAGCTTTTCCCGCTCGTAAGGAAAAACGTCCAAACGCTGCTGAATAACTATGTGAACGTGAGTGAAGTCGCGGAAAACATCGAAAACTACATCGTCTCACCTGGCTTGGGCGACAACGCCGGGATCGTCGGAGCGTTGGTATTGGCCGGAAAAGCATGA
- a CDS encoding FxLYD domain-containing protein, with protein MYCKECGSRESNDSKFCSRCGTKISNSQSLRRYDEKSSSLLLFLLPMMCLILMGGASFGYYLYEMNNNKKVSKWKESGEKLASIGKYEEALQDLKRAQSIRPQYTVLKKDMETIQKAQNYQNQIDQVSKLIKTRKFSEAKSKINALKTSLTHEKSLIFQPMPELVAEKETIIKVAEIKEEFANLNTVDELAAKLSIIQSLTSTEAPKVKEQIINKIVQVTSDQTEKDLKKHNFSEAINLVEKALTYSSNNKKLLELKNTIDQSKSQFEKSEQQRIQQAKEAAAREDLKNHTSAVKVVSLENQLDEYGDLNILGEIKNTATKGIYSVNISYSVYDVQGVIIDTGYTTVFPYYLDAGETGTFSDTVYSVYQDAKVQIDNIEWILE; from the coding sequence GTGTATTGTAAAGAATGTGGTAGTAGAGAGTCCAATGATTCAAAGTTTTGTAGTCGCTGCGGGACAAAGATTTCTAATAGTCAAAGTTTAAGAAGATACGACGAAAAATCTAGTTCCTTGTTGTTGTTTTTATTGCCGATGATGTGCCTTATTCTCATGGGGGGGGCAAGTTTCGGTTATTATCTTTATGAAATGAACAACAACAAAAAAGTTTCAAAATGGAAGGAATCAGGTGAGAAACTTGCTTCCATTGGCAAATATGAGGAAGCTTTGCAAGATCTAAAAAGAGCTCAATCAATTCGCCCTCAATATACAGTGCTTAAAAAAGATATGGAAACCATCCAAAAAGCCCAAAACTATCAAAATCAAATTGATCAAGTATCGAAACTAATTAAAACTAGGAAATTTAGTGAGGCTAAGAGTAAAATTAACGCTTTAAAGACCAGCCTAACTCATGAAAAGTCTTTAATTTTTCAGCCAATGCCCGAACTGGTTGCAGAAAAGGAAACAATAATTAAAGTGGCAGAAATAAAAGAAGAGTTTGCAAATCTTAATACGGTGGATGAACTGGCAGCTAAGCTATCAATTATTCAATCGCTTACTTCCACTGAAGCGCCTAAAGTCAAAGAACAAATTATCAACAAGATTGTTCAAGTGACCAGCGATCAAACTGAAAAGGATTTGAAAAAGCATAATTTTTCCGAGGCAATTAATTTAGTTGAAAAAGCCCTTACATACTCTAGCAATAATAAAAAATTATTAGAATTAAAAAATACTATCGATCAAAGCAAGTCCCAATTTGAAAAGAGTGAACAACAGCGTATCCAGCAGGCAAAGGAAGCTGCTGCAAGAGAGGATTTAAAGAATCATACCTCAGCAGTTAAAGTAGTTTCACTTGAAAATCAATTAGACGAATACGGAGATTTGAATATTTTAGGAGAAATAAAAAACACAGCTACAAAAGGCATATATTCCGTAAATATTTCTTATTCAGTTTATGATGTTCAAGGTGTGATAATCGATACAGGGTATACGACAGTTTTTCCTTATTACTTAGATGCAGGAGAGACCGGAACATTTAGTGATACAGTCTATTCTGTGTATCAAGATGCTAAAGTTCAAATTGATAACATTGAGTGGATATTAGAATAG
- a CDS encoding S1C family serine protease, giving the protein MKGSWIASILSTLLILSGGAYAMIYIHEKVPAKLKNNSLIAVASEDKISKKPNDMTLKEVIHNVQKFVVNVEMEDGSLGSGFLYNSKGDVITNAHVVSNNKDVTIKTTDSREFDGTVIGVSTDVDVAVVRVPGLAGEDFLKLRKNKKAEVGDEVIALGSPLGLQDTVTTGIISGVNRDFDLKPYHYEDMYQISAPITHGNSGGPLVSRKTGEVLGINSAGMDQGTIGFSIPVTEVIPIVEGWSANPMTQMPVVEMNSNSEEDEETISNTDAASYLVQYFYESVQYGDYVTAYSLLGSNWQTHTTYEDFRNGYLNTKNVEVDDLQATSSGDNVVVIGTISSEENVNGTTQYSKYQVKYTVGKENDQQKILSGNAKKIE; this is encoded by the coding sequence ATGAAAGGAAGCTGGATAGCAAGTATTCTCAGCACTCTACTAATTCTTAGTGGGGGTGCATATGCAATGATATATATACATGAAAAGGTTCCTGCAAAATTAAAGAATAACTCTTTGATTGCTGTTGCCTCAGAGGATAAAATCAGCAAAAAGCCAAATGATATGACCTTAAAAGAAGTAATTCACAACGTTCAGAAATTTGTGGTTAATGTGGAGATGGAAGATGGCTCATTGGGATCGGGATTTCTATACAATAGTAAGGGTGATGTCATTACAAATGCTCACGTAGTCTCAAACAACAAAGATGTCACGATCAAAACAACCGATTCAAGAGAGTTTGATGGAACAGTTATAGGGGTCAGTACAGATGTCGATGTAGCTGTTGTACGCGTACCTGGTCTGGCAGGAGAAGATTTTTTGAAGCTACGAAAAAACAAGAAAGCGGAAGTAGGGGATGAAGTCATCGCCCTTGGAAGCCCTTTAGGTTTGCAGGATACAGTTACGACCGGGATCATCAGTGGAGTGAACAGGGACTTTGACCTCAAACCATATCATTATGAGGATATGTATCAAATTTCTGCACCAATAACACATGGGAATAGTGGGGGCCCGCTAGTCAGTCGGAAAACAGGGGAAGTTCTTGGTATTAACTCTGCAGGTATGGATCAAGGCACAATTGGCTTTAGTATTCCGGTAACAGAAGTAATTCCAATTGTTGAAGGATGGTCTGCAAATCCAATGACTCAAATGCCTGTAGTCGAAATGAATTCTAATAGTGAAGAAGACGAAGAAACCATCTCAAATACAGATGCAGCAAGCTATCTAGTTCAATACTTTTATGAAAGCGTCCAATACGGTGACTATGTTACAGCCTACTCTCTTTTGGGCAGCAATTGGCAAACTCATACAACATATGAAGATTTTAGAAATGGATACTTGAACACAAAAAATGTTGAAGTAGATGACCTTCAAGCGACAAGCTCAGGAGATAATGTAGTAGTTATTGGCACAATTAGTTCTGAAGAAAATGTCAATGGAACTACACAGTACAGTAAATACCAAGTTAAATATACCGTAGGCAAAGAAAATGATCAGCAAAAAATACTATCAGGAAACGCTAAAAAAATTGAATAA